Proteins encoded by one window of Melanotaenia boesemani isolate fMelBoe1 chromosome 10, fMelBoe1.pri, whole genome shotgun sequence:
- the LOC121648048 gene encoding coiled-coil domain-containing protein 106-like, whose translation METRLTKRVCEAMKAEEAQEEVVDETNKDNQTDVEEVPVRLKKKKLVKYSPKKLMSPTGALELAKLKEQAKVDQHKIKHLEDRIKYLEEANRDLKNDKDFLLSQIKGASNMPGSTGKGSSKAALELTSTSTSPCPSSESSFSSSSEEEEQKKKKKKKAKKSKKHLASHSRSRMTTTDGVIRRYKNALHIFNKYGSMKRAFAKINVDRNTIARTAAIAELAITFPDTFKELLPQDEANEKMSVFAERCREAITEEMAGIITAKKKIGKLLPIMYKYT comes from the exons ATGGAAACTCGTTTGACCAAAAGGGTGTGTGAGGCGATGAAGGCCGAGGAAGCTCAGGAAGAAGTTGTGGACGAGACAAACAAGGACAACCAGACAGATGTGGAAGAGGTCCCCGTTCgactgaagaaaaagaagctagTCAAATATTCCCCAAAGAAACTGA TGTCTCCAACAGGGGCATTGGAGTTGGCCAAGCTGAAAGAACAAGCCAAGGTGGATCAACACAAGATTAAACACCTTGAGGACCGCATTAAATACCTGGAAGAGGCCAACAGGGATCTAAAAAATGACAAGGACTTCCTCCTTTCTCAAATTAAGGGAGCCTCCAACATGCCTGGATCTACTGGGAAAG GTTCCAGCAAGGCTGCTCTGGAACTTACTTCAACTTCGACATCTCCGTGCCCATCCTCAGAATCCAGTTTCTCATCATcctcagaggaagaggagcagaagaagaagaaaaagaagaaggccAAGAAGTCCAAGAAACACCTTGCTTCTCACAGCCGTTCAAGGA TGACCACAACGGATGGAGTTATCCGCCGCTACAAGAATGCCCTGCACATTTTCAACAAGTATGGATCCATGAAAAGGGCCTTTGCCAAAATCAACGTTGACCGCAACACAATTGCAAGAACAGCAGCAATTGCTGAACTAGCAATCACATTTCCAGACACATTCAAGGAGCTGCTTCCACAAGATGAAGCAAATGAGAAGATGTCTGTGTTTGCAGAGCGGTGCAGGGAGGCCATAACAGAGGAGATGGCTGGAATAatcacagcaaagaaaaaaattggaaaaCTCCTCCCAATCATGTATAAATACACTTAA
- the LOC121647545 gene encoding uncharacterized protein LOC121647545, whose protein sequence is MVQVRELMKIIRLSDTKKNRRKIIRWMQKRGILRRTVKCVKCNRRMHLVTCHVKDGLWWVCKHHRSSPQSVRNGSIFTKSHIPLIKWLEFMHRFAQGLQLKQLAMITDGIAASSRTLTRMAKVLRKVCIAAVKRLRKRGMRIGGRHRFVVIDESKFAHKRKYHRGRCGNTWRRERQWVFGMLEVEGKSRRPILRLVRDRTRKTLIGKIRHHIRPRTSILTDEWRAYKGQLAKYGYDQYSVCHKKNFVDHENGAHTQHIERAWQNYKLEVWRHRGNRTLESLKLHLKMIEWHHWLGVRHYNGVLGRLFHDVKKQVK, encoded by the exons ATGGTACAAGTGAGAGAACTGATGAAAATAATTAGGCTGTCAGATACaaagaagaacagaagaaaaataattagatGGATGCAGAAACGTGGGATACTGAGGAGGACCGTAAAGTGTGTAAAATGCAATCGTCGCATGCATCTGGTGACCTGCCATGTCAAAGATGGGCTGTGGTG GGTTTGTAAGCATCATAGAAGTTCTCCACAGTCTGTACGCAATGGCTCGATATTCACGAAGTCTCACATCCCCTTGATAAAATGGCTTGAGTTCATGCACAG gtTTGCACAAGGTTTGCAGTTGAAACAACTTGCCATGATCACTGACGGGATAGCAGCAAGTTCCAGGACATTAACAAGGATGGCAAAAGTACTCAGAAAG GTTTGCATTGCTGCCGTCAAGCGGCTGAGGAAAAGAGGAATGAGGATCGGTGGTCGTCATCGATTTGTTGTCATCGACGAGAGCAAATTTGCCCACAAGCGAAAG TACCATCGTGGTCGATGTGGCAACACTTGGCGTCGTGAGCGGCAGTGGGTGTTTGGGATGCTGGAGGTTGAAGGGAAATCAAGAAGACCTATCCTGAGACTTGTCAGGGATCGCACAAGGAAAACCCTCATTGGCAAAATAAGACATCATATCAGACCCAGAACATCGATCCTCACTGATGAATGGCGTGCCTATAAGGGGCAGCTTGCTAAATATGGATATGATCAATATTCTGTCtgccataaaaaaaactttgttgatCATGAGAATGGTGCTCATACTCAACATATTGAGCGTGCATGGCAGAACTACAAGCTGGAAGTATGGCGCCATAGAGGTAACCGTACTCTTGAGTCACTGAAGCTTCATCTCAAGATGATAGAGTGGCACCACTGGTTAGGTGTACGTCATTACAATGGCGTCTTGGGCAGGCTTTTCcatgatgtaaaaaaacaagtcaAGTGA